The proteins below come from a single Natrinema sp. SYSU A 869 genomic window:
- a CDS encoding Lrp/AsnC ligand binding domain-containing protein encodes MVDAYAMIDAATGMSEEVCETLRDTEGIVAAHVITGDFDVMVELTGDEPHDLLETVTTTIRPLEGVGTTRTYVCID; translated from the coding sequence ATGGTCGACGCATATGCGATGATCGACGCCGCGACTGGAATGTCCGAAGAGGTGTGCGAGACTCTCCGCGATACCGAGGGCATCGTCGCGGCGCACGTCATCACGGGTGACTTCGACGTGATGGTCGAATTAACGGGCGACGAACCCCACGACCTCCTCGAGACGGTTACGACCACCATTCGGCCGCTCGAGGGAGTCGGCACGACCCGAACGTACGTCTGTATCGACTAA
- a CDS encoding DUF91 domain-containing protein — MIDDAIRVLAGDCTVIAEDADREEYRGRVTTIVKPDNTVLVHGIDGYQPVAWLTRADSVSSDRTGGFTLVAKKDNQTLRIAAHEQDGFAHYPASAAGTPIGECPDCGAALVRSSGVHCVGCGDRYGVPADATVRDEQCDCDCGLPKMRVERGLAFNVCLDRGCESLDAAVKEAFDREWGCPKSDCDGDLRILRRGGLIAGCEHYPDCDTGFAVPAGVVDGECDCGLPTFETASGIRCLDATCDRALESPLEADSPADD; from the coding sequence ATGATCGACGACGCAATCCGTGTGCTCGCGGGCGACTGTACCGTCATCGCCGAGGACGCCGACCGGGAGGAGTACCGCGGCCGAGTGACGACGATCGTCAAACCGGACAACACCGTGCTGGTCCACGGTATCGACGGCTACCAGCCCGTCGCGTGGCTGACGCGTGCCGACAGCGTCTCGAGCGATCGCACCGGCGGCTTCACCCTCGTCGCGAAGAAGGACAACCAGACGCTGCGGATCGCCGCCCACGAACAGGACGGGTTCGCTCACTACCCGGCCTCCGCGGCCGGGACGCCCATCGGAGAGTGTCCCGACTGCGGCGCGGCGTTAGTGCGCTCGAGTGGCGTCCACTGCGTCGGCTGTGGCGACCGCTACGGCGTGCCGGCGGACGCGACGGTCCGCGACGAACAGTGCGATTGCGACTGCGGGCTCCCCAAGATGCGTGTCGAGCGCGGTCTCGCGTTCAACGTCTGCCTCGATCGCGGCTGTGAGTCCCTCGACGCGGCGGTGAAAGAAGCGTTCGACCGCGAGTGGGGGTGTCCGAAATCGGACTGCGACGGCGACCTCCGAATCCTCCGGCGCGGCGGGCTCATCGCCGGCTGTGAGCACTACCCCGACTGCGACACCGGCTTCGCCGTCCCCGCCGGCGTCGTCGACGGCGAGTGCGACTGCGGGCTCCCAACCTTCGAGACTGCCAGCGGCATCCGGTGTCTCGACGCAACCTGTGATCGCGCACTCGAGAGCCCGCTCGAGGCCGACTCCCCCGCCGACGACTAA